One window of Desulfatiglans anilini DSM 4660 genomic DNA carries:
- a CDS encoding type II toxin-antitoxin system HicB family antitoxin, giving the protein MKRNADDYAALPYRVEITAIAEEEGGGYLARLPQFGRLGIVGDGETPEEALRELEAAKRERFAEYLAEGRAIPEPETEEEDFSGRFVVRLPKFLHRELVS; this is encoded by the coding sequence ATGAAAAGGAATGCTGATGATTACGCAGCGCTGCCTTACAGAGTGGAGATCACGGCTATCGCGGAGGAGGAAGGCGGCGGGTATCTCGCCAGGCTGCCGCAGTTCGGGCGACTGGGGATTGTGGGCGACGGCGAAACGCCCGAGGAGGCCCTGAGGGAACTCGAAGCCGCCAAGCGCGAACGTTTTGCGGAATACCTGGCAGAAGGGCGCGCAATCCCCGAACCCGAGACGGAGGAGGAGGATTTCAGCGGTCGGTTTGTAGTGCGGCTGCCGAAGTTTCTGCACCGGGAACTCGTGTCG